A window from Pseudomonas sp. MRSN 12121 encodes these proteins:
- a CDS encoding amino acid aminotransferase produces the protein MHFDAIGRVPGDPILGLMDAYASDSNPRKFDLGVGVYKDSQGLTPIPQSVKLAEQRLVERQATKTYIGGHGEPAFGKAINELVLGADSGLIAEQRAGATQTPGGTGALRLSADFIAHCLPGRGVWLSNPTWPIHETIFATAGIKVSHYPYVGSDNRLDVEAMLATLNQVPKGDVVLLHACCHNPTGFDLSHDDWHRVLDVVRSRNLLPLIDFAYQGFGDGLEQDAWAVRLFAAELPELLVTSSCSKNFGLYRDRTGALIVCAKDADKLVDVRSQLAHIARNLWSTPPDHGAAVVATILGDPELKSLWANEVEAMRLRIAQLRSGLVEALQPHGLAERFAHIGVQRGMFSYTGLTPEQVGKLREQHSVYMVSSGRANVAGIDATRLDLLAEAIAAVCKD, from the coding sequence ATGCATTTCGACGCCATCGGCCGAGTACCCGGCGACCCGATTCTTGGCCTGATGGACGCCTATGCGTCGGACAGCAACCCACGCAAGTTCGACCTCGGCGTCGGGGTCTACAAGGATTCCCAGGGCCTGACGCCGATCCCGCAGTCGGTCAAGCTGGCCGAACAGCGGCTGGTCGAGCGCCAGGCCACCAAGACCTACATCGGTGGCCATGGCGAACCGGCGTTCGGCAAAGCGATCAACGAACTGGTACTGGGGGCCGACTCCGGGCTGATCGCCGAGCAACGCGCCGGCGCTACCCAGACCCCGGGCGGCACCGGCGCGCTGCGCCTGAGCGCCGACTTCATCGCCCACTGCCTGCCGGGCCGTGGCGTGTGGTTGAGCAACCCGACCTGGCCGATCCACGAGACCATCTTTGCCACCGCCGGCATCAAGGTCAGCCACTACCCTTACGTCGGCAGCGATAACCGCCTCGACGTCGAGGCCATGCTCGCGACCCTGAACCAGGTGCCCAAGGGCGACGTGGTGCTGCTGCATGCCTGCTGCCACAACCCCACCGGTTTCGACCTGAGCCATGACGACTGGCACCGGGTGCTGGACGTGGTGCGCAGCCGCAACCTGCTGCCGCTGATCGACTTCGCCTACCAGGGCTTCGGCGATGGCCTGGAACAGGATGCCTGGGCCGTCCGGCTGTTCGCCGCCGAACTGCCCGAACTGCTGGTCACCAGCTCCTGCTCGAAGAATTTCGGCCTGTACCGCGACCGCACCGGCGCGCTGATCGTCTGCGCCAAGGACGCCGACAAGCTCGTGGACGTGCGCAGCCAGCTGGCCCATATCGCCCGCAACCTGTGGTCCACACCGCCGGATCACGGCGCCGCGGTGGTTGCCACCATCCTCGGCGACCCGGAGCTGAAAAGCCTCTGGGCCAACGAAGTGGAAGCCATGCGCCTGCGTATCGCGCAGTTGCGCTCCGGGCTGGTGGAAGCCCTGCAACCCCATGGCCTGGCCGAACGCTTCGCGCATATCGGCGTGCAACGCGGGATGTTCTCCTACACCGGCCTGACGCCGGAACAGGTGGGCAAACTGCGCGAACAACACAGCGTGTACATGGTCAGCTCGGGCCGGGCCAACGTCGCCGGTATCGACGCCACCCGCCTGGATCTGCTGGCCGAAGCCATCGCGGCGGTCTGCAAGGACTGA
- a CDS encoding 4a-hydroxytetrahydrobiopterin dehydratase has translation MTALNQAHCEACRADAPQVSDEELPVLIKQIPDWNIEVRDGVMQLEKVFLFKNFKFALAFTNAMGEISEAEGHHPGLLTEWGKVTVTWWSHSIKGLHRNDFIMAARTDEVAKTAEGRK, from the coding sequence ATGACCGCTCTGAACCAAGCCCACTGCGAAGCCTGCCGCGCCGATGCCCCTCAAGTCAGCGACGAAGAACTGCCGGTACTGATCAAGCAGATCCCCGACTGGAACATCGAAGTCCGCGATGGCGTGATGCAGCTGGAAAAAGTCTTCCTGTTCAAAAACTTCAAATTCGCCCTGGCCTTTACCAACGCAATGGGTGAAATTTCCGAGGCGGAAGGTCATCATCCCGGCCTTCTCACCGAATGGGGCAAGGTCACCGTGACCTGGTGGAGCCACTCCATCAAGGGCCTGCACCGCAACGACTTCATCATGGCCGCTCGCACCGACGAGGTGGCCAAGACCGCAGAAGGACGCAAGTAA
- the phhA gene encoding phenylalanine 4-monooxygenase, translating to MKQTQYVAREPDAQGFIHYPDDEHAVWNTLITRQLKVIEGRACQEYLDGIEKLGLPHDRIPQLGEINKVLGETTGWQVARVPALIPFQTFFELLASKQFPVATFIRTREELDYLQEPDIFHEIFGHCPLLTNPWFAEFTHTYGKLGLQATKEERVYLARLYWMTIEFGLLDTPQGKRIYGGGILSSPKETVYSLSDVPEHQAFDPLEAMRTPYRIDILQPVYFVLPNLKRLFDLAHEDIMALVHQGMQLGLHAPKFPPKPKAA from the coding sequence ATGAAGCAGACGCAGTACGTGGCCCGCGAGCCCGACGCGCAAGGTTTTATCCACTACCCCGATGACGAACACGCGGTGTGGAACACCCTGATCACCCGTCAGCTGAAAGTGATCGAAGGTCGCGCGTGCCAGGAATACCTGGACGGTATCGAGAAACTCGGCCTGCCTCACGACCGCATCCCGCAACTGGGCGAAATCAACAAGGTGCTGGGCGAAACCACCGGCTGGCAGGTCGCCCGGGTGCCGGCGCTGATCCCCTTCCAGACCTTCTTCGAATTGCTCGCCAGCAAACAGTTTCCGGTCGCGACCTTCATTCGCACCCGCGAAGAGCTGGACTACCTGCAAGAGCCGGACATCTTCCACGAGATCTTTGGCCACTGCCCACTGCTGACCAATCCCTGGTTCGCCGAATTCACCCACACCTACGGCAAGCTCGGCCTGCAGGCCACCAAGGAAGAGCGGGTGTACCTGGCGCGCCTGTACTGGATGACCATCGAGTTCGGCCTGCTGGACACCCCGCAAGGCAAGCGCATCTACGGCGGCGGCATCCTTTCTTCACCCAAGGAAACCGTCTACAGCCTGTCCGACGTGCCCGAACACCAGGCTTTCGACCCGCTGGAAGCCATGCGCACCCCGTACCGCATCGACATCCTGCAACCGGTCTACTTTGTGCTGCCCAACCTCAAGCGCCTGTTCGACCTGGCCCATGAAGACATCATGGCCCTGGTGCACCAGGGCATGCAGCTGGGCCTGCACGCACCCAAGTTTCCGCCCAAGCCCAAGGCGGCCTGA
- a CDS encoding sigma-54-dependent phenylalanine hydroxylase transcriptional regulator PhhR, whose amino-acid sequence MRIKVHCQNRIGILRDILNLLVEYGINVARGEVGGEHGNAIYLHCPNLINLQFQALRPKFESIAGVFGVKRVGLMPSERRHMELNALLGALEFPVLSIDMGGSIVAANRAAAQLLGVRVDEVPGIPLSRYAEDFDLPELVRANKSRINGLRVKVKGDVFLADIAPLQSEHDDSEAMAGAVLTLHRADRVGERIYNVRKQELRGFDSIFQSSKVMAAVVREARRMAPLDAPLLIEGETGTGKELLARACHLASPRGQSPLMALNCAGLPESMAETELFGYGPGAFEGARAEGKLGLLELTAGGTLFLDGVGEMSPRLQVKLLRFLQDGCFRRVGSDEEVYLDVRVICATQVDLSELCARGEFRQDLYHRLNVLSLHIPPLRECLDGLTPLVEHFLDQASRQIGCALPKLAPAAMERLSHYHWPGNVRQLENVLFQAVSLCDGGTVKAEHIRLPDYGVRQPLGDFSLEGDLDEIVGRFEKAVLERLYSEHPSSRQLGKRLGVSHTTIANKLREYEVGKGAGES is encoded by the coding sequence ATGCGTATCAAAGTCCACTGCCAGAACCGCATCGGCATCCTGCGCGACATTCTCAACCTGCTGGTGGAGTACGGCATCAACGTCGCCCGGGGCGAGGTGGGGGGCGAGCATGGCAATGCCATCTATCTGCATTGTCCGAACCTGATCAACCTGCAGTTCCAGGCGTTGCGGCCGAAGTTCGAATCGATCGCCGGCGTGTTCGGCGTCAAGCGGGTCGGGCTGATGCCCAGCGAGCGGCGGCACATGGAGCTCAACGCGCTGCTCGGAGCCCTGGAGTTTCCGGTGCTGTCCATCGACATGGGCGGTTCCATCGTCGCCGCCAACCGCGCGGCGGCGCAGCTGCTGGGCGTGCGGGTGGACGAGGTGCCGGGGATTCCGCTGTCGCGCTATGCCGAGGATTTCGACCTGCCGGAGCTGGTGCGGGCCAACAAGTCGCGGATCAACGGCCTGCGGGTCAAGGTCAAGGGCGACGTGTTCCTGGCGGACATCGCGCCGCTGCAATCGGAGCACGACGACAGCGAGGCGATGGCCGGCGCGGTGCTGACCCTGCACCGCGCGGATCGGGTCGGCGAGCGCATCTATAACGTGCGCAAGCAGGAACTGCGCGGCTTCGACAGTATCTTCCAGAGCTCGAAAGTCATGGCCGCGGTGGTGCGCGAAGCCCGGCGCATGGCGCCGCTGGATGCGCCGCTGCTGATCGAGGGCGAAACCGGCACCGGCAAGGAACTGCTGGCGCGCGCCTGTCACCTGGCCAGCCCGCGCGGACAGTCGCCGCTGATGGCGCTCAACTGCGCCGGCCTGCCGGAGTCCATGGCCGAGACCGAGCTGTTCGGTTATGGCCCGGGCGCGTTCGAAGGCGCGCGGGCCGAAGGCAAGCTCGGGCTGCTGGAGCTGACGGCCGGCGGCACGCTGTTTCTCGACGGGGTGGGGGAGATGAGCCCGCGCTTGCAGGTCAAGCTCCTGCGCTTCTTGCAGGACGGCTGCTTCCGCCGGGTTGGCAGCGACGAAGAGGTGTACCTGGATGTGCGGGTGATCTGCGCGACCCAGGTCGACCTGTCCGAACTGTGCGCCCGCGGCGAATTCCGCCAGGACCTGTACCACCGGCTCAACGTCTTGTCCTTGCACATCCCGCCGCTGCGCGAATGCCTGGACGGCCTGACGCCCCTGGTGGAGCACTTCCTCGACCAGGCCAGCCGGCAGATCGGCTGCGCGCTGCCGAAACTGGCGCCGGCGGCCATGGAACGCCTTAGCCATTACCACTGGCCGGGCAACGTGCGGCAACTGGAGAACGTGCTGTTCCAGGCGGTCTCCCTGTGCGATGGCGGCACGGTCAAGGCCGAACATATCCGGCTGCCGGACTACGGCGTGCGCCAACCGCTTGGCGACTTCTCCCTGGAAGGCGATCTCGATGAAATAGTCGGGCGCTTTGAAAAGGCGGTGCTCGAACGCCTGTATTCCGAACACCCCAGCAGCCGGCAACTGGGCAAGCGCCTGGGTGTGTCGCATACCACCATCGCCAACAAGCTGCGCGAATACGAAGTGGGCAAGGGCGCTGGCGAAAGCTGA
- a CDS encoding flagellar basal body rod protein FlgF, with amino-acid sequence MDKYLYVAMTGASQNALAQKAHANNLANISTNGFQRDLEQARSMPVFGDSFPARAFAMSERPATDFSPGSLVETGRDLDVAVSGNGWIAVQTPDGGESYVRTGSLNIDALGVLRAGNGMPVIGNGGPIAVPPEQQVEVGQDGTISIRAMGEGPRVMAEVDRIKLVNPDLKNMTKGLDGAIQTKDGKPAPADANVQLVSGFLESSNVNAVEEMTSVLALSKQFELHIKMMNTAKEDDQAMARVLQI; translated from the coding sequence GTGGACAAGTACCTTTATGTGGCCATGACCGGTGCCAGCCAGAATGCGCTGGCGCAGAAGGCGCATGCCAACAACCTGGCGAACATCTCCACCAACGGTTTTCAGCGCGACCTGGAGCAGGCGCGTTCGATGCCGGTGTTCGGCGACAGCTTTCCGGCGCGGGCCTTTGCCATGTCCGAGCGTCCGGCCACCGATTTCTCTCCCGGCTCGCTGGTGGAAACCGGTCGCGACCTCGATGTGGCGGTCAGCGGCAATGGCTGGATCGCCGTGCAGACCCCGGATGGCGGTGAAAGCTACGTGCGTACCGGCAGCCTGAACATCGACGCCCTGGGCGTGCTGCGCGCCGGCAACGGCATGCCGGTGATCGGCAACGGCGGTCCGATCGCCGTGCCGCCGGAGCAGCAGGTGGAAGTCGGCCAGGACGGCACCATCAGCATCCGCGCCATGGGCGAAGGCCCGCGGGTGATGGCCGAGGTGGACCGCATCAAGCTGGTCAATCCCGACCTGAAGAACATGACCAAGGGCCTGGACGGTGCGATCCAGACCAAGGACGGCAAGCCGGCCCCGGCCGATGCCAATGTGCAACTGGTCTCGGGGTTCCTCGAGTCGAGCAACGTCAATGCCGTCGAGGAAATGACCTCGGTGCTGGCGCTCTCCAAGCAGTTCGAACTGCACATCAAGATGATGAACACCGCCAAAGAAGACGACCAGGCCATGGCTCGGGTCTTGCAGATCTAA
- the flgG gene encoding flagellar basal-body rod protein FlgG, with the protein MLPALWVAKTGLSAQDTNLTTISNNLANVSTTGFKRDRAEFQDLLYQIKRQPGAQSTQDSELPSGLQLGTGVRIVGTQKNFTAGSLQTTEQPLDMAINGRGFFQILQPDGTTTYTRDGTFHLDSNGQIVTANGFALEPAIVVPNDAQTFTVGQDGTVSITTAGNPASQVIGNLQTADFINPAGLQAMGNNLFLETAASGAPQVGTPGLNGFGTTLQNTLETSNVSTVEEMVNMITTQRAYEMNSKVISTADQMLSFVTQNL; encoded by the coding sequence ATGCTTCCGGCTCTGTGGGTTGCCAAAACAGGTCTGTCCGCCCAGGACACCAACCTGACCACCATTTCCAACAACCTGGCGAACGTGTCGACCACGGGTTTCAAGCGTGATCGCGCCGAGTTCCAGGACCTGCTGTACCAGATCAAGCGTCAGCCTGGCGCCCAGTCGACCCAGGACAGCGAGCTGCCGTCGGGCCTGCAACTGGGTACCGGTGTGCGCATTGTCGGCACCCAGAAGAACTTCACCGCCGGCAGCCTGCAGACCACCGAGCAGCCGCTGGACATGGCCATCAATGGCCGCGGCTTCTTCCAGATCCTGCAGCCGGACGGCACCACCACCTACACCCGCGACGGCACCTTCCACCTGGATTCCAACGGCCAGATCGTGACTGCCAACGGTTTCGCCCTGGAGCCGGCGATCGTCGTTCCGAACGATGCCCAGACCTTCACCGTGGGCCAGGACGGCACCGTCTCGATCACCACCGCCGGCAACCCGGCCTCGCAGGTGATCGGCAACCTGCAGACCGCCGACTTCATCAACCCGGCCGGCCTGCAGGCAATGGGCAACAACCTGTTCCTGGAGACCGCTGCCAGCGGCGCCCCGCAGGTAGGTACACCAGGCCTCAACGGCTTCGGCACCACCCTGCAGAACACCCTGGAAACCTCGAACGTCAGCACCGTTGAGGAGATGGTCAACATGATCACCACCCAGCGCGCCTACGAGATGAACTCCAAGGTGATCTCCACCGCCGACCAGATGCTCTCGTTCGTCACGCAGAATCTGTAA
- the flgH gene encoding flagellar basal body L-ring protein FlgH encodes MNRFVSVLALSGVVVLAGCVAPTPKPNDPYYAPVLPRTPLPAAANNGSIYQAGFEQNLYSDRKAFRVGDIITITLNERTQASKNANSQVAKNSKAGIGLTSLFGSTPNTNNPFGSGDLSLDVGYNGDRATKGDSKSGQSNSLTGSITVTVADVLPNGIIAVRGEKWLTLNTGDELVRIAGLVRADDIATDNTVSSTRVADARITYSGTGAFADASQPGWFDRFFLSPLFPF; translated from the coding sequence ATGAATCGCTTTGTATCTGTTCTCGCACTGAGTGGGGTCGTCGTGCTCGCGGGCTGCGTAGCCCCGACGCCGAAGCCCAATGACCCGTACTACGCTCCGGTGTTGCCACGTACCCCGTTGCCGGCCGCCGCCAACAACGGTTCGATCTACCAGGCGGGTTTCGAGCAGAACCTGTACAGCGACCGCAAGGCGTTCCGGGTCGGTGACATCATCACCATCACCCTCAACGAGCGGACCCAGGCGAGCAAGAACGCCAACTCCCAGGTGGCCAAGAACAGCAAGGCCGGCATCGGCCTGACGTCGCTGTTCGGCAGCACGCCGAACACCAACAACCCGTTCGGCAGTGGCGACCTGAGCCTGGATGTCGGCTACAACGGCGATCGCGCGACCAAGGGCGACAGCAAGTCGGGCCAGAGCAACAGCCTGACCGGTTCGATCACTGTGACGGTGGCCGACGTCCTGCCCAACGGCATCATCGCCGTGCGCGGCGAGAAGTGGCTGACCCTCAACACCGGCGACGAGCTGGTGCGGATCGCCGGACTGGTACGCGCCGACGATATCGCCACCGACAACACGGTGTCTTCGACCCGCGTCGCCGATGCGCGCATCACCTACTCGGGTACCGGTGCCTTTGCCGATGCGAGCCAGCCGGGCTGGTTCGACCGTTTCTTCCTCAGCCCGCTGTTCCCTTTCTAG
- a CDS encoding flagellar basal body P-ring protein FlgI, with translation MLAALLFSAACNVQAERLKDIASISGVRSNQLIGYGLVVGLNGTGDQTTQTPFTLQTFNNMLSQFGIKVPPGSGNVQLKNVAAVSISADLPAFAKPGQQVDVTVSSIGNSKSLRGGTLLLTPLKGIDGNVYAIAQGNLVVGGFDAEGRDGSKITVNVPSAGRIPGGASVERAVPSGFNQGNSLTLNLNRSDFTTAKRIVDKINDMLGPGVAQAIDGGSIRVTAPLDPSQRVDYLSILENLEIDPGQAVAKVIINSRTGTIVIGQNVKVSPAAVTHGSLTVTITEDPIVSQPGPLSSGQTAVVPRSRVNAEQEAKPMFKFGPGTTLDEIVRAVNQVGAAPGDLMAILEALKQAGALQADLIVI, from the coding sequence ATGCTGGCCGCGCTGTTGTTCTCGGCGGCCTGCAACGTTCAAGCCGAACGGCTGAAGGACATCGCCAGCATTTCCGGCGTGCGTTCCAACCAGTTGATCGGCTACGGCCTGGTGGTCGGGCTTAACGGCACCGGCGACCAGACGACCCAGACCCCGTTCACCCTGCAGACCTTCAACAACATGCTGTCGCAGTTCGGCATCAAGGTGCCGCCGGGTTCCGGCAACGTGCAGTTGAAGAACGTCGCGGCGGTGTCGATCAGCGCCGATTTGCCAGCGTTCGCCAAGCCGGGGCAGCAGGTCGACGTCACCGTGTCCTCCATCGGCAACTCCAAGAGCCTGCGCGGCGGCACCTTGCTGCTGACGCCGCTCAAGGGCATCGATGGCAACGTCTACGCCATCGCCCAGGGCAACCTGGTGGTGGGCGGGTTCGACGCCGAGGGGCGCGACGGCTCGAAGATCACCGTCAACGTTCCGTCGGCCGGTCGCATTCCGGGCGGTGCTTCGGTGGAGCGGGCGGTGCCGAGCGGTTTCAACCAGGGCAACAGCCTGACCCTGAACCTCAATCGCTCCGACTTCACCACGGCCAAGCGCATCGTCGACAAGATCAACGACATGCTCGGCCCGGGCGTGGCCCAGGCCATCGATGGCGGTTCGATCCGGGTCACCGCGCCGCTCGATCCGAGCCAGCGCGTCGATTACCTGTCGATTCTCGAGAACCTGGAAATCGATCCGGGGCAGGCGGTGGCCAAGGTCATCATCAACTCGCGTACCGGCACCATCGTTATCGGCCAGAACGTCAAGGTCTCGCCGGCCGCCGTGACCCACGGCAGCCTCACGGTGACCATCACCGAGGACCCGATCGTCAGCCAGCCCGGCCCGTTGTCCAGCGGCCAGACCGCGGTCGTGCCACGTTCGCGGGTCAATGCCGAGCAGGAAGCCAAGCCGATGTTCAAGTTCGGCCCGGGCACCACCCTCGACGAAATCGTCCGGGCGGTGAACCAGGTCGGCGCGGCGCCCGGCGACCTGATGGCCATCCTCGAAGCCTTGAAGCAGGCCGGCGCGCTACAAGCCGACCTGATCGTGATCTGA
- the flgJ gene encoding flagellar assembly peptidoglycan hydrolase FlgJ translates to MDIRKSGLVSGGDSGSYSDLNRLNQLKVGDKNSDANMRKVAQEFESLFLNEMLKSMRSATEALGKDNPLNTPAAKQYQEMYDQQLAVSMSREGGGIGLADVLMRQMSKNKPAHPGAAATLPGAQPDKPATPTAIAAGTTALGGPLSRVNGQRPLWASRALEPQRAADGGTHNDMALLNQRRISLPSKLTDRLLAGIVPSADSAAATNRGALPERTTAATDALVRNGSRSFAAVPHGRMQIYGRAVAQPPLAPAKKAFSSADEFVATMLPMAQQAADRIGVDPRYLVAQAALETGWGKSVMRQQDGSSSHNLFGIKAGSSWKGEQARAITSEFRNGQMVKETAEFRSYASYQDSFHDLVTLLQSNNRYQEVLKSADNPEQFVRELQKAGYATDPNYASKISQIAKQMKSYENYAAAGVSTNL, encoded by the coding sequence ATGGATATTCGCAAGAGCGGTCTGGTCAGCGGCGGGGATTCGGGTTCCTACTCGGACCTCAACCGGCTTAACCAGCTCAAGGTCGGCGACAAGAACAGCGACGCCAACATGCGCAAGGTGGCGCAGGAGTTCGAGTCGCTGTTTCTCAACGAGATGCTCAAGTCCATGCGTTCGGCCACCGAGGCGCTGGGCAAGGACAATCCGCTCAATACGCCGGCGGCCAAGCAATACCAGGAAATGTACGACCAGCAACTGGCGGTCTCCATGTCCCGCGAGGGAGGAGGCATCGGCCTGGCCGATGTGCTGATGCGCCAGATGTCGAAGAACAAGCCTGCCCACCCGGGCGCGGCGGCGACCTTGCCGGGCGCGCAGCCGGACAAGCCGGCGACCCCGACCGCCATCGCGGCCGGGACCACCGCCCTGGGCGGCCCGTTGTCGCGGGTCAACGGCCAGCGGCCATTGTGGGCCTCGCGGGCCCTGGAGCCGCAACGCGCTGCCGACGGCGGCACCCACAACGACATGGCGCTGCTCAACCAGCGGCGCATTTCCCTGCCGAGCAAGCTCACCGATCGCCTGCTGGCGGGCATCGTGCCGTCGGCCGACAGCGCCGCCGCGACCAATCGCGGCGCCTTGCCGGAACGCACCACGGCGGCCACCGATGCGCTGGTCAGGAACGGCTCGCGCAGCTTTGCCGCGGTACCGCACGGGCGCATGCAGATCTACGGTCGGGCCGTGGCGCAGCCGCCGTTGGCGCCGGCGAAGAAAGCCTTCAGCTCGGCCGACGAATTCGTCGCCACCATGCTGCCGATGGCGCAGCAGGCCGCCGACCGCATCGGGGTCGACCCGCGCTATCTGGTGGCCCAGGCCGCGCTGGAAACCGGCTGGGGCAAATCGGTGATGCGCCAGCAGGATGGCAGCAGCAGCCACAACCTGTTCGGCATCAAGGCCGGCAGCAGTTGGAAGGGCGAACAGGCGCGGGCGATCACCAGCGAATTCAGAAATGGGCAGATGGTCAAGGAGACGGCCGAGTTCCGTTCCTATGCCTCGTATCAGGACAGCTTCCATGACCTGGTGACCTTGTTGCAGAGCAACAATCGTTATCAAGAAGTGCTGAAGTCGGCCGATAACCCCGAACAGTTTGTACGCGAGTTGCAAAAGGCCGGTTATGCCACCGACCCGAACTACGCCAGCAAGATTTCGCAGATTGCCAAGCAGATGAAGAGCTACGAGAACTACGCTGCGGCGGGCGTTTCCACGAATTTATAA
- the flgK gene encoding flagellar hook-associated protein FlgK: MSLLNIGMSGLSASQTSLMTTGNNIANADTAGYSRQQTVQGTKASNQYGNVFIGSGTTLADVRRVYNSYLDAQLQTTTSLNSDAAAYLGQITPVDKLLSDSGTGITGALTKFFASMQNVNAKPADDASRQLLLSDAQALSNRFNSVSSQLNEQNANINGNLSSMADQVNKLAATIAQLNQKISEISTGGGMPNDLLDARNETLRQLSTFVKVDVSERGPNIDLYLGSGQPLVMGNTSSTLEVVAGKTDPTRSSLQLNRGSSTLDVTSVVTGGEIGGLLRYRSEVLDPAMNELGRVALVIADQVNSQLGQGIDKNGEFGAALFNNINSAALISQRSIASGNNSAGSGNLDVTIKDTGKLTINDYTVTFSSATDYTVKRSDGTSMGAFSTTTTPPPVIDGFTLSLNGGALSAGDSFKITPTRNAAANIQTELTDSKRLAIAAPLNAEVLPGATGSLSIPGLPTVKPALNIYDSAANAEMQTAIKNSVPVKLVFDAPASGSQGYKYYDAKGTLMGTGSIVPGQNNTLNLQIKMVDASGNPITDGGTPPVQKTFTVEMSVAGSPKAGEGLNVKFNGAGSTDNRNGTALAGLQSKQTVDTGSASKGITLVDAYGKLVERVGAKASQGKLDGAATATLLANAKSSRDSLSGVDLDEETGNLVKYQQYYTASSQIIKAAQETFATLINSL, translated from the coding sequence ATGAGTTTGCTCAATATCGGGATGTCGGGGCTGTCAGCCAGCCAAACGTCGTTGATGACCACGGGTAACAACATCGCCAATGCCGACACCGCCGGTTATTCGCGCCAGCAGACCGTGCAGGGCACCAAGGCTTCGAACCAGTACGGCAATGTCTTCATCGGCAGCGGTACCACCCTGGCCGACGTGCGCCGGGTGTACAACAGCTACCTGGACGCCCAGTTGCAGACCACCACCTCGCTGAACAGCGATGCCGCCGCCTACCTGGGGCAGATCACGCCGGTGGACAAGTTGCTGTCCGACAGCGGCACCGGCATCACGGGCGCGCTGACCAAGTTTTTCGCCTCGATGCAGAACGTCAACGCCAAGCCCGCCGACGATGCTTCGCGGCAGCTGCTGCTCAGCGATGCGCAGGCCCTGAGCAATCGCTTCAATTCCGTTTCCAGCCAGTTGAACGAGCAGAACGCCAACATCAACGGCAACCTGAGCAGCATGGCTGACCAGGTCAACAAGCTGGCGGCCACCATCGCCCAGTTGAACCAGAAGATTTCCGAGATTTCCACCGGCGGCGGCATGCCCAACGATCTGCTCGACGCGCGCAACGAGACCCTGCGCCAGCTGTCGACCTTCGTCAAAGTGGACGTTTCCGAACGCGGTCCGAATATCGACCTGTACCTGGGCAGCGGCCAGCCGCTGGTCATGGGCAACACCTCCAGCACCCTGGAAGTGGTCGCCGGCAAGACCGACCCGACCCGTTCTTCGCTGCAGCTCAATCGCGGCTCGAGCACCCTGGATGTGACCTCGGTGGTCACCGGTGGCGAGATCGGCGGCCTGCTGCGCTATCGCAGCGAAGTGCTGGACCCGGCGATGAACGAACTGGGGCGCGTGGCCCTGGTGATCGCCGACCAGGTCAACAGCCAGCTTGGCCAGGGTATCGACAAGAACGGCGAGTTCGGCGCAGCCCTGTTCAACAACATCAACAGTGCGGCCCTGATCAGCCAGCGCAGCATCGCCAGCGGCAACAACAGCGCCGGTTCGGGCAACCTCGACGTGACCATCAAGGACACCGGCAAGCTGACGATCAACGACTACACGGTGACCTTCTCCAGCGCCACCGACTACACGGTCAAGCGTTCCGACGGCACCAGCATGGGCGCGTTCAGCACCACCACCACGCCGCCACCGGTGATCGATGGTTTCACCCTGAGCCTCAATGGCGGGGCACTGAGTGCCGGCGACAGTTTCAAGATCACCCCGACCCGCAATGCCGCCGCCAACATCCAGACCGAGCTCACCGACTCCAAGCGCCTGGCCATCGCCGCGCCGCTGAATGCCGAAGTGCTGCCGGGCGCTACCGGTTCGCTGAGCATTCCGGGCCTGCCGACCGTCAAGCCGGCGCTGAATATCTACGATTCGGCCGCCAATGCCGAGATGCAGACCGCGATCAAGAACTCGGTGCCGGTCAAGCTGGTCTTCGACGCGCCGGCCAGCGGTAGCCAGGGCTACAAGTACTACGATGCCAAGGGCACGTTGATGGGCACCGGTTCGATCGTTCCGGGGCAGAACAACACCTTGAACCTGCAGATCAAGATGGTCGACGCCAGCGGCAACCCGATCACCGACGGTGGTACGCCACCGGTGCAGAAGACCTTCACCGTGGAAATGAGCGTCGCCGGTTCGCCGAAGGCAGGCGAAGGGCTGAACGTCAAGTTCAACGGCGCCGGTTCCACCGACAATCGCAACGGCACCGCGCTGGCGGGCCTGCAGAGCAAGCAGACCGTGGATACCGGTTCGGCCAGCAAGGGCATCACCCTGGTCGACGCCTACGGCAAGCTGGTCGAGCGTGTCGGTGCCAAGGCCAGCCAGGGCAAGCTCGACGGTGCCGCCACCGCGACCCTCCTGGCCAACGCCAAGAGCTCGCGGGACTCGCTGTCCGGGGTCGACCTGGATGAAGAGACCGGCAACCTGGTCAAGTACCAGCAGTACTACACAGCCTCTTCGCAAATCATCAAGGCGGCGCAGGAAACCTTCGCCACGCTGATCAACAGCCTTTAA